From the genome of Rhizobacter sp. AJA081-3:
CAGTCCGTAGACTGCCCCTGCGTGTACGTTGCTGCACAGAAGCATCGCCGCGGCTCGCCTAGATTGGCGACGCGAACTCGCTTCATCCGCAGGCGAGTGCACAACCATCGAGGTGCCTGCCATGAAGCTCTGCCCGATTGCCATCGCCATCACCTGCCGAAGATGCCCGATCGTGAAGGTCTGCCCCGTGAAGACGGTGATCGGCGACTACGTCGAGCCCAGCCGGGCGAAACCTGCTGCCGGCAAGGTGAAGAAGCGCTAGCGAGTCCGGCCACGGCCATTCGCGTCACGCCTTCGCCGCAGGCGGAGTCCGGTCGCACGGCGCTGCCTCGGGCGCCGGATAATCGAGGCCGTTGAACTTCACGGCGGGCACATCATGCGTTTGCAGGGCAAGGCGGCCATCGTCACCGGCGGGGGCTCGGGCTTCGGCGAGGGCATCGTGAGGAAGTTCGTCGCCGAGGGCGCCAAGGTGCTCATCGCCGACCGCGACGAAGCGGCCGCCAAGCGCGTCGCGCAGGCCACCGGCGCGCAGTGGCTACGGGTGGACGTGAGCCGCGCCGCCGACGTCAAGGCCATGGCCGACGCGGCCTTCGCGCATTTCGGCGCGCTCGACGTCCTGGTCAACAACGCCGGCATCGGTCACCTGCCCCAGCCGCTGGAAGGCCTGCCGGAAGACGACTTCGACCGCATCGTCGCGGTCAACATGAAGGCGATCTACCTGGCCGCCGTGGAGATCGTGCCGCGCATGAAGGCGGCCGGCCGAGGCGTCATCCTGAACATGGCCAGCACCGCCGGCGTGAGCCCGCGGCCGCGGCTGACCTGGTACAACGCCAGCAAGGGCTGGGTGATCACCGCCACGCGCTCGATGGCCGCCGAGCTCGCGCCCTTCGGCATCCGCGTCGTCGCACTCAACCCGGTGGCCGGCGAGACGCCGCTGCTGGCCACCTTCATGGGCGAGGACACGCCGGCGATGCGTGCGAAGTTCCTAGCCACCATCCCGATCGGGCGCTTCTCGACGCCCGAAGACCTCGGCAACGCAGCCTGCTTCCTGTGCAGCGACGAGGCGTCGATGATCACCGGCGTGGCGATGGAGGTCGATGGCGGACGCTGCATCTGAGCACGCGGCGCCGCTTCAATCGCGGTGCTGCGTGTAGCGCTCGATCACCCAGCGGTGCTGCACGAAGAGCACCGGCTGGTCGCAGGCAGCGTAGCGGTTGCAGTAACGGCCCCAATGGCCCTTCTGCGTCGGCGGCACGTAGAGGTAGACCGGCGCCTGGGGGGTCGAGCCGGCCGAGGCATCGATCACCAGCGGCTGCGCGTAGACCACCGGCGGCGGCGAGTCGCCGATGTCGATTCGGCCATAGTCACCGGGCTGTCGCACGGCAATGGCCTGTGCGCCGTCGCAGGCCTGGGCGCTGACGGAGGCCGCCGCCAGGGCGGCGAGTGTGAAGGAGGCGAGGCGCTGGCGCATGACGAGGCCTCTGCGGTCGTCGCCCGGGCCGGATCGCACCGTGGCGAGGCGCAGGCTGCGCCGACTGCACTGTGCCCCTTGCCCGCGCCGGCTTCTGTGCGCTGGCGTACACGCGTCAGTGCAAAGCCGACAGGAACTGCTGCAGCTCCGGCGTCTGCGGCGCGCCGAACAGCTGCGCCGGCGGCCCCATCTCGTGGATGCGCCCGGCATGCATGAAGACCACGCGGTCGCTGACCTTGCGCGCGAAGTTCATCTCGTGCGTGACCATCAGCAGCGTCATGCCTTCTTCGGCCAGTCCCTCGACGACGCGCAGCACCTCGCCGACGAGCTCGGGGTCGAGCGCCGAGGTGATCTCGTCGCACAGCATCACGCTGGGGGCCATCGCCAGCGCGCGGGCGATGGCCACGCGCTGCTGCTGGCCGCCGGAGAGCTGGTCGGGCCAGGCGTCGAACTTCTCCGCCAGGCCGACACGCGCGAGCAGGCTGCGGGCGCGCTGCCCGGCCTCGTCGGCCGACACGCTCTTCACCAGCGTCGGCGCCAGCATGACGTTGCGGCCGACGGTGAGGTGCGGGAACAGGTTGAAGCTCTGGAAGATCATGCCCACGTGCTGGCGCAGCGCGCGCATCGCCTTCGCATCGCCGTGCTTCAGCGGCCGGCCGTCGACCTCGAGCGCGCCTTCCTGGAATTCCTCCAGCCCGTTGATGCAGCGCAGCAGCGTGCTCTTGCCCGAGCCGCTCTTGCCGATGATGGCGATCACCTCGCCGCGCTGCACGGCGAGGTCGATGCCCTTGAGCACCTCGTTCTCGCCGAAGCGCTTGCGCAGCGCGCTGACCTTGACGATGGGTTGTTCAGGTTCAGCGCTCACGCTTGAAGCTCCTCTCGAGTCGCCGGCTCCAGGCCGAGATCGGCCAGCACAGCAGGAAGTACATCAGCGCCACGCAGGCGTAGACGGTGAAGGGCTTGAAGGTGGCGTTGGTAATCATCGTGCCGGCCTTGGTCAGCTCGATGAAGCCGATCACCGAGGCCAGCGCCGTGCCCTTGATCACCTGCACGAGAAAGCCCACCGTCGGCGGCAGCGCGATGCGCAGCGCCTGCGGGCCGATGACATGGCGCATGGTCTCGGAAAAGCTCATCGCCAGGCTGGCCGCCGCCTCCCATTGGCCCTTGGGCACGGCATTCACGCAGCCGCGCCAGATCTCGGTGAGGAAGGCGCTGGTGTACAGCGTCAGTGCCAGCGCCGCGGCCAGCCAGGCCGGCACGTTGATGCCGAACAGCGCGAGGCCGAAGTAGGCGAGGAACAGCTGCATCAGCAGCGGCGTGCCCTGGAACAGCTGCACGTACGCCGACACGCCCGTTTGCGCGCCGCGCAGCTTCGCCAGCCGCACGAGCAGCAGGCCCAGCGCCACCAGCCCGCCGCCGACGAAGGCGACCAGCGACAGCAGCACCGTCCAGCGCGCCGCCATCAGCAGGTTGCGGAAGATGTCCCAGAGGCTGAAGTCGACCATGGTCCGAAGTCCAGAGGCCTTCAGCGGCCCTGCGGCACGCGGCCGAAGATCCACTTCGGGCCCAGCCAGTTCAGCGTCTGGCGCAGCAGGATCGA
Proteins encoded in this window:
- a CDS encoding amino acid ABC transporter permease, coding for MVDFSLWDIFRNLLMAARWTVLLSLVAFVGGGLVALGLLLVRLAKLRGAQTGVSAYVQLFQGTPLLMQLFLAYFGLALFGINVPAWLAAALALTLYTSAFLTEIWRGCVNAVPKGQWEAAASLAMSFSETMRHVIGPQALRIALPPTVGFLVQVIKGTALASVIGFIELTKAGTMITNATFKPFTVYACVALMYFLLCWPISAWSRRLERSFKRER
- a CDS encoding amino acid ABC transporter ATP-binding protein; the protein is MSAEPEQPIVKVSALRKRFGENEVLKGIDLAVQRGEVIAIIGKSGSGKSTLLRCINGLEEFQEGALEVDGRPLKHGDAKAMRALRQHVGMIFQSFNLFPHLTVGRNVMLAPTLVKSVSADEAGQRARSLLARVGLAEKFDAWPDQLSGGQQQRVAIARALAMAPSVMLCDEITSALDPELVGEVLRVVEGLAEEGMTLLMVTHEMNFARKVSDRVVFMHAGRIHEMGPPAQLFGAPQTPELQQFLSALH
- a CDS encoding glucose 1-dehydrogenase — encoded protein: MRLQGKAAIVTGGGSGFGEGIVRKFVAEGAKVLIADRDEAAAKRVAQATGAQWLRVDVSRAADVKAMADAAFAHFGALDVLVNNAGIGHLPQPLEGLPEDDFDRIVAVNMKAIYLAAVEIVPRMKAAGRGVILNMASTAGVSPRPRLTWYNASKGWVITATRSMAAELAPFGIRVVALNPVAGETPLLATFMGEDTPAMRAKFLATIPIGRFSTPEDLGNAACFLCSDEASMITGVAMEVDGGRCI